In Lapillicoccus jejuensis, the DNA window AGCGACTTGTGCGGCTTGACCTTGTGGGCGAGCGGCGCGGCGTCGTACGTCGTCGCCCACCGGGCTCCCGAGTGCAGCCAGCGCCACTGCTGACGCACCCGGCCGCGCAGGACGGCGAGCGGGTAGAGCCACGGCAGGCGCTCGCTGAGCAGCGGCGGCGCGGTGACCCGGGCGGGCGGGACGAAGCCCGCCGGCGCCGGGGTGGCGGTGGCCGGCCCGAGGGCCGGGGGAGTCGTCGTCGTCCGGGGCGCGGGCTGGTGGGCCGGTCGGGCGGTGTGGGCGCGCAGGCCCCGGGTGCGGCTCCGGCGCCGCGCCGTGGTGGTCGTCATGCCCCCACGACTCCGCGCACCACCAGGTAGTTGCCTCCGGCACCGAAGTCGTCCGGATGGTCCCGAAGGTCGTGTTCGGCCGAGCCCACCCCGGCGACGTCAGGCGTCGCGGCCGGCGGGCGGTCCGGCGGTGACGGCGAAGCACGCCGGCGCGTGCAGGCCGCGCTCGGCGAAGGCCGCCTCGACCGCCGCCGTGACCGCGTCGACCGACCCGGCGGGCACGAGCGCGATCGCCGACCCGCCGAACCCGCCGCCGGTCATCCGCGCCCCGAGCGCGCCGGCCGCGAGCGCCGCGTCGACGGCGACGTCGAGCTCGAGGCAGGACACCTCGTAGTCGTCGCGCAGCGAGGCGTGCGACGCCACGAACAGCCGCCCCACCTGCGCGTAGTCGTCGCCCCGCAGCGCGGCGACGCAGCGCTCGACGCGGTCGATCTCCATGACGACGTGCCGCACCCGGGCGCGGCTCTCGTCGTCCTCGAGCCGGCCGAGCGCCTCGTCGAGCCCGGAGACCGGGACCTCGCGCAGCGTCCCGACCCCCAGCGTCCGCGCCGCCGCCTCGCAGGTGGCGCGGCGGACGGCGTACTGCCCGTCGTTGAGCTCGTGCTGGGCCTTGGTGTCGACGACGAGCAGCGCCAGGTCGTGGCCGGCGAGGTCGAACGGCACCTGCTCGACCTCGCCCGAGCGGCAGTCGATGAGCGCGGCGTGCGCCTCCTGCCCCCGCAGCGAGATCGCCTGGTCCATGCCGCCGGTCTGGGCGCCGGCGATCGTGTTCTCGGCGTCCTGGCACCAGCTCGCCAGCCGCGCCCGGCCGGCGTCGTCGGCGAGCAGCCCGACGCCGAGCAGGTCGTCGAGGCCGGCGGCGACGGCGCACTCGATGGCGGCCGAGCTCGACAGTCCCGCGCCGACCGGCACGTCGCTGGAGACGTGGACGTCGGCCCCGGGCACGGGGTGCCCCTGCCGACCGAACGACCACAGCACCCCGGCGACGTACGACGCCCAGCCGCCCGGCCGCTGCTCGTCGACGTCCGCGACGGCGACCTCGACCGGGTCGTCGGAGATGTCGCTGGTCACCCGCAGCAGGCCGTCCTCGCGCAGCCGCACGGCCGCGCGGGTGCGCTGGGTCAGCGCGATCGGCAGCGCCAGGCCGCCGTTGTAGTCGGTGTGCTCGCCGATGAGGTTGACCCGACCGGGGGCCGACCACACGCCGGACGGCTCCCCGCCGTGCAGGTCGGAGAAGCGGGCGGTGGTCTGGGCGGCGTCGGGCACGGCCCGAGG includes these proteins:
- the galK gene encoding galactokinase, which produces MPDAAQTTARFSDLHGGEPSGVWSAPGRVNLIGEHTDYNGGLALPIALTQRTRAAVRLREDGLLRVTSDISDDPVEVAVADVDEQRPGGWASYVAGVLWSFGRQGHPVPGADVHVSSDVPVGAGLSSSAAIECAVAAGLDDLLGVGLLADDAGRARLASWCQDAENTIAGAQTGGMDQAISLRGQEAHAALIDCRSGEVEQVPFDLAGHDLALLVVDTKAQHELNDGQYAVRRATCEAAARTLGVGTLREVPVSGLDEALGRLEDDESRARVRHVVMEIDRVERCVAALRGDDYAQVGRLFVASHASLRDDYEVSCLELDVAVDAALAAGALGARMTGGGFGGSAIALVPAGSVDAVTAAVEAAFAERGLHAPACFAVTAGPPAGRDA